A part of Augochlora pura isolate Apur16 chromosome 1, APUR_v2.2.1, whole genome shotgun sequence genomic DNA contains:
- the Hbg3 gene encoding alpha-glucosidase → MKAILLFCVMTLHAVAGRSGQEWWRTMSLYQVYPRSFKDSNGDGLGDIRGIISKLDHMTESHIDAFWVSPFYPSPMVDFGYDISNYRGIYAPFGTMKDFEDMVKAAHAKNLKVVIDFVPNHTSDQHEWFQKSLKNIKPYNDYYVWHEGRKLENGTRAPPNNWISIFGGSAWTWRSERNAYYYHQYTKEQPDLNYFNEKLVQEIKDTLKFWLDKGIDGIRVDAAARLCENQTFADEPLSGLTNDPNNFSYTVKIYTRDHPRNYEIVRGWSEILAQYKGDKVMMIEAYTDLNHTMEFYTAGASYPFNFAMVVNLNSSSTAKDWKFVVDRWMDNMPKGATANWVAGNHDNTRLVTRLGPDRARAITAMTFILPGVTVTYNGDEIGMEDTWVSYKNTQDPHGCNEGPEGYEKTSRDPVRSPFQWDATTSAGFSTNKKTWIPVNSNYKTVNLATEKKDKDSFYNFYRDLARLKKVNPAIRKGKLTDKLLTDNVLFIARETAFQGAIYAIFNVANSTEVVDLSEIQKRKCKLRVHYASSGFGLKKGALLCKKTMQVPPYGTAILTRL, encoded by the exons ATGAAGGCGATATTACTGTTTTGTGTAATGACATTGCACGCCGTTGCCGGTCGTAGCGGTCAAGAATGGTGGCGGACAATGTCTCTCTATCAGGTTTATCCGAGGAGTTTTAAAGATAGCAATGGGGATGGGCTAGGCGATATAAGAG GTATCATAAGCAAGTTGGACCATATGACAGAATCGCACATCGACGCTTTCTGGGTGTCCCCCTTCTACCCGAGCCCTATGGTCGATTTTGGTTATGATATTTCCAACTACCGTGGCATTTACGCCCCCTTTGGTACAATGAAAGATTTCGAAGATATGGTGAAAGCTGCCCATGCAAAAAATTTGAAGGTGGTCATAGATTTCGTACCTAATCATACTTCGGATCAGCACGAATGGTTTCAGAAAAGTTTGAAGAATATCAAGCCCTACAACGATTATTACGTCTGGCACGAGGGTCGAAAACTAGAAAATGGCACCAGGGCGCCACCAAACAATTGG ATCAGTATATTCGGAGGATCAGCGTGGACGTGGCGATCGGAACGCAACGCGTATTATTACCATCAGTATACAAAGGAGCAACCAGATCTCAATTACTTCAATGAAAAGTTAGTACAGGAGATAAAG GATACTTTGAAATTTTGGTTGGACAAAGGAATAGACGGAATTAGAGTGGATGCTGCCGCTCGTCTTTGCGAGAATCAAACGTTCGCGGACGAACCATTGTCGGGACTCACCAACGAcccgaataatttttcatatacaGTGAAAATCTACACCAGAGACCACCCGCGAAACTACGAGATAGTGAGAGGATGGAGCGAGATCCTTGCTCAATATAAGGGCGACAAAGTTATGATGATCGAGGCGTATACGGATTTAAATCATACGATGGAGTTTTACACTGCTGGTGCCAGCTACCCCTTTAACTTTGCAATGGTCGTAAATTTGAATTCCAGCTCAACGGCGAAAGACTGGAAATTCGTAGTCGATCGATGGATGGACAACATGCCAAAGGGTGCTACAGCTAATTGGGTG GCTGGAAACCACGATAATACGAGGTTGGTGACTCGATTGGGGCCCGATCGTGCACGAGCGATAACCGCCATGACTTTTATATTGCCCGGTGTCACTGTCACGTACAACGGCGATGAGATCGGCATGGAGGATACATGGGTTTCCTACAAGAATACCCAAGACCCGCATGGATGCAACGAGGGTCCGGAAGGATACGAAAAAACCTCGAGGGATCCTGTTAGATCGCCATTCCAATGGGACGCTACCACTTCCGCTG GATTTTCTACGAACAAGAAAACTTGGATTCCAGTTAATAGCAACTACAAAACCGTGAACCTTGCAACAGAGAAAAAGGATAAAGATTCTTTCTATAACTTCTACAGAGATCTTGCCAGACTGAAGAAAGTAAATCCAGCTATCCGAAAAGGAAAACTAACCGACAAATTGCTGACCGACAATGTCCTCTTCATCGCTAG AGAGACCGCGTTTCAGGGAGCCATCTACGCAATATTTAACGTTGCAAACTCGACAGAGGTTGTGGATTTGTCAGAAATTCAGAAGCGAAAATGCAAGTTGAGAGTGCACTATGCATCGTCCGGCTTTGGTCTAAAGAAGGG GGCTCTTCTCTGTAAGAAGACCATGCAAGTTCCTCCATACGGTACAGCAATTCTAACCAGACTTTAG